From a region of the Coffea arabica cultivar ET-39 chromosome 3e, Coffea Arabica ET-39 HiFi, whole genome shotgun sequence genome:
- the LOC113736283 gene encoding chalcone synthase 2 — protein sequence MVTVEEVRRAQRAEGPATIMAIGTATPPNCVEQSTYPDYYFRITDSEHKTELKEKFKRMCDKSMIKKRYMYLTEEILKENPNICAYMAPSLDARQDMVVVEVPKLGKEAAQKAIKEWGQPKSKITHLVFCTTSGVDMPGADYQLTKLLGLRPSVKRLMMYQQGCFAGGTVLRVAKDLAENNKGARVLVVCSEITAVTFRGPSDAHLDSLVGQALFGDGAAAIIIGADPVPEVERPLFEIVTAAQTILPDSHGAIDGHLREVGLTFHLLKDVPGLISKNIEKSLKEAFEPLGISDWNSLFWIAHPGGPAILDQVEEKLALKPKKLRATRHVMSEYGNMSSACVLFILDEMRKASAKDGFNTTGEGLEWGVLFGFGPGLTVETVVLHSATIQK from the exons ATGGTTACCGTCGAGGAAGTTAGGAGGGCTCAAAGGGCCGAAGGACCGGCGACGATCATGGCCATCGGAACAGCTACGCCACCAAATTGTGTCGAGCAAAGCACTTATCCGGATTATTATTTTCGCATTACTGATAGTGAGCATAAGACTGAGCTCAAAGAAAAGTTTAAGCGCATGT GTGACAAATCGATGATTAAGAAGCGTTACATGTACTTGACAGAGGAAATCTTGAAGGAAAATCCCAATATTTGTGCTTACATGGCACCCTCACTAGATGCTAGGCAAGACATGGTGGTTGTTGAAGTACCAAAACTGGGCAAAGAAGCAGCCCAAAAGGCCATTAAGGAATGGGGTCAGCCCAAGTCCAAGATCACCCATCTAGTCTTCTGTACCACTAGTGGTGTGGACATGCCTGGAGCAGACTATCAGCTCACCAAACTCTTGGGCCTTCGCCCGTCCGTCAAGCGCCTCATGATGTACCAACAGGGTTGTTTTGCTGGTGGGACGGTCCTCCGGGTAGCCAAGGACTTGGCTGAGAACAACAAAGGTGCCCGTGTCCTTGTCGTCTGCTCAGAAATCACTGCAGTTACATTCCGTGGCCCAAGTGACGCGCATTTGGATAGTCTTGTAGGCCAAGCCCTGTTTGGAGATGGGGCAGCTGCCATCATTATCGGCGCCGATCCGGTTCCCGAAGTTGAGAGGCCCTTGTTTGAGATCGTTACAGCAGCCCAAACCATTCTTCCAGACAGTCACGGGGCTATCGACGGCCATCTTCGTGAGGTTGGGCTTACGTTCCATCTTCTCAAGGATGTTCCCGGGTTAATCTCAAAGAACATTGAAAAGAGCCTGAAAGAAGCATTTGAGCCTCTTGGTATTTCTGACTGGAACTCACTCTTTTGGATTGCACATCCTGGTGGACCTGCAATTTTGGACCAAGTGGAGGAAAAACTGGCTCTAAAGCCCAAAAAATTACGGGCTACTAGGCATGTGATGAGCGAGTATGGAAATATGTCAAGTGCCTGTGTCCTGTTCATTCTTGATGAGATGAGAAAGGCCTCAGCCAAGGATGGATTCAACACCACAGGGGAAGGCTTAGAATGGGGTGTGCTCTTTGGTTTTGGGCCTGGACTCACAGTTGAGACAGTGGTTCTTCACAGCGCCACGATTCAAAAGTAA